A stretch of Candidatus Symbiobacter mobilis CR DNA encodes these proteins:
- a CDS encoding DegT/DnrJ/EryC1/StrS family aminotransferase: protein MIQMNDFGAEPAALREAMLAAIRRVIDSGWYVLGDEVRSFEEQWAAVCGTACAVGVGNGMDAIEIALRTLNIGPGDEVITTSMTAYATVLAILRAGAIPVLADIEPDTALLSLESAQRCISSRTKAVILVHLYGQVRKMAAWIEFCHENNAWLIEDCAQSHLASWQGKVAGNFGEVGAYSFYPTKNLGTLGDGGMLVTNNLCLAADAMRMRNYGQSDRYHHPEFGMNSRLDELHAAILRERIKWLKIFTERRRSIAHAYEVGITNSLVKKMIPPEEDAAHVYHLYVVTCKWRDALQFHLNKNQVQALIHYPIPVHHQKQCLQIMRDPCGLPVSEYHAAMCLTLPVHPQMSDADVTQVISAVNSFRGD, encoded by the coding sequence ATGATTCAGATGAACGACTTTGGAGCCGAACCAGCAGCATTGCGTGAAGCCATGCTGGCTGCTATACGCCGTGTGATCGATTCAGGATGGTATGTACTTGGTGATGAAGTTCGCTCGTTTGAAGAACAGTGGGCTGCCGTTTGTGGTACTGCATGCGCTGTAGGTGTCGGAAATGGTATGGACGCCATTGAGATTGCACTTCGTACGCTCAATATTGGCCCAGGGGATGAGGTCATCACTACATCTATGACTGCTTATGCGACAGTATTAGCTATTTTGCGAGCTGGTGCTATACCAGTGCTGGCTGATATTGAACCGGACACAGCCCTTCTCTCTTTGGAAAGTGCACAGCGCTGCATATCTAGTAGAACCAAGGCGGTGATACTTGTTCACCTATATGGGCAGGTTCGAAAAATGGCCGCTTGGATCGAGTTTTGTCATGAAAACAATGCTTGGCTCATTGAGGATTGCGCTCAGTCGCATCTCGCATCATGGCAGGGTAAGGTTGCTGGAAATTTTGGTGAAGTAGGGGCATACAGCTTTTACCCTACGAAAAATTTAGGAACACTCGGGGATGGTGGCATGCTTGTCACCAATAATTTATGTTTGGCTGCTGATGCTATGCGGATGCGTAATTATGGCCAAAGCGATCGTTATCATCACCCTGAATTTGGAATGAATAGCCGCCTAGATGAACTTCATGCTGCCATCTTGCGGGAACGGATTAAATGGCTGAAAATTTTCACTGAACGTCGACGTAGCATCGCGCATGCTTATGAAGTCGGAATTACTAATTCATTAGTTAAGAAGATGATTCCGCCGGAAGAAGATGCTGCACATGTTTATCATCTTTATGTAGTTACTTGTAAATGGCGAGATGCATTACAATTCCATCTTAATAAGAACCAAGTGCAGGCACTGATCCATTATCCTATTCCGGTGCATCATCAGAAACAATGTCTACAAATTATGCGAGATCCATGTGGGTTGCCAGTGAGTGAATATCATGCAGCAATGTGCTTGACCTTGCCTGTTCATCCTCAAATGTCTGATGCCGATGTGACACAAGTGATTAGCGCTGTGAATAGCTTCCGGGGGGATTGA
- a CDS encoding Dps family protein yields the protein MDIGISEADRKKIAEGLSALLADSYALYLMTHNFHWNVTGPQFNSLHAMFMDQYTEQWNALDVIAERIRALGFPAPGTYKEFAKLGSIQEVDGVPKADEMVRLLVAAQEATARTARKLIPTVDAANDQPTMDLLTTRLDIHEKTAWMLRSLLEE from the coding sequence ATGGATATCGGCATCAGCGAAGCAGATCGCAAAAAGATCGCAGAGGGCCTTTCCGCGCTACTCGCCGACAGCTATGCCCTGTACCTGATGACGCACAACTTCCACTGGAACGTGACAGGCCCGCAATTCAACAGCCTGCATGCCATGTTCATGGATCAGTACACGGAACAATGGAACGCACTCGACGTCATTGCCGAACGCATCCGCGCACTGGGGTTCCCCGCGCCGGGTACCTACAAGGAATTTGCCAAGCTGGGGTCGATCCAGGAAGTGGACGGCGTGCCCAAAGCCGACGAGATGGTGCGCCTGCTCGTCGCAGCGCAGGAAGCAACGGCCCGCACCGCACGCAAGCTCATCCCCACAGTCGATGCTGCCAACGACCAGCCCACGATGGACTTGCTGACCACCCGCCTCGACATCCACGAAAAAACGGCGTGGATGCTACGTAGCCTGCTCGAAGAATAA
- a CDS encoding GGDEF domain-containing protein → MTSGPLLLEQLASLTAIRDLELMERSLLKTLYGFLRPRSLGMVRLNSKGQPTMEVAYREDRYEAFHDDLVLDEHVAMADEFLRVSDAKFYSAKTDSGVLIVFALTSTRSGRSYLQITLGKELSRMDSHMVSGVVQIYRNFVSLMHHAQTDQLTGLANRKTFDECVSRVHELIMAEPTLINPERRLPKSSSYWLVMVDIDHFKSINDRFGHLYGDEVLVILAQLMLSSFRENDLIFRFGGEEFVLIIRCADRADCLVTLERFRQRVEERSIPQVGHVTVSIGSTQMDRRTYPTTIVDRADQALYFSKRNGRNQITFFEDLLAEGLVSVQEIKTDAIAFFDPEEDEIES, encoded by the coding sequence ATGACCTCAGGACCCTTGCTGCTAGAGCAGCTTGCCAGCTTGACTGCGATACGCGATCTGGAACTGATGGAGCGCAGTTTGCTCAAAACCCTCTACGGTTTTTTGCGCCCACGGTCGCTCGGGATGGTTCGGCTCAACAGCAAAGGCCAGCCGACGATGGAAGTGGCCTACCGGGAAGACCGGTACGAGGCCTTTCACGACGACCTTGTGCTGGATGAGCACGTCGCCATGGCCGATGAGTTTTTGCGTGTTTCCGACGCCAAGTTTTATTCGGCCAAGACGGATTCCGGGGTGCTCATCGTTTTTGCGTTGACGTCTACCCGTTCCGGCCGCAGCTATTTGCAGATTACCTTGGGAAAAGAACTCTCCCGCATGGATAGTCACATGGTCTCCGGCGTCGTGCAGATCTACCGGAACTTTGTGAGCCTGATGCACCATGCGCAGACGGATCAGCTCACCGGGCTGGCAAACCGCAAGACGTTCGACGAGTGCGTCAGCCGGGTGCATGAGTTGATCATGGCGGAGCCGACGCTGATCAACCCGGAGCGTCGTTTGCCCAAGTCGTCCAGCTACTGGCTGGTGATGGTCGACATCGACCACTTCAAGTCGATCAACGACCGTTTTGGGCATCTGTACGGGGACGAAGTGCTTGTGATCCTGGCGCAGTTGATGCTTAGCTCTTTCCGGGAAAACGATCTGATCTTCCGCTTTGGGGGGGAGGAGTTCGTGCTGATCATCCGCTGCGCGGATCGTGCCGATTGCCTGGTGACGTTGGAACGGTTTCGCCAGCGGGTGGAGGAGCGGTCGATTCCGCAGGTAGGGCACGTGACCGTGAGCATCGGTAGCACGCAGATGGATCGGCGCACGTATCCGACGACGATCGTCGATCGTGCCGACCAAGCGCTGTATTTCAGCAAACGCAACGGCCGCAACCAGATCACGTTTTTTGAGGATCTGCTAGCCGAAGGGCTGGTGTCCGTGCAGGAAATCAAGACGGATGCCATTGCCTTTTTCGACCCCGAAGAAGACGAAATCGAGTCTTGA
- a CDS encoding class I SAM-dependent methyltransferase → MNSNNIYGIDTLEMRCPLCYNTPQILELINSEDVIAIWGKVGIDVSQAIRKSEITKCQCNICGLGYYYPFIPGDALFYGKLADWDWYYKHPGKTEYEFTLSVLNAKINLFDVGCGIGEFSTYLPDGVNYFGSDLCEKSVEIAKSMGRNVDLIDIMKISDSLKDSFDAVTCFQVLEHVIDIHGFFSALVSLCKPGGIIVLAVPNNSGFIGYAVNNILNMPPHHVLLWSKKSLIYLANKYNIEVLNYVEEKLSDVHRHWAVTTMVRFYLCNIIQRKQKTVDISFIGRIIGKISSLFAYPIGKLFPNLVTVGHSSIIVLKKNEVA, encoded by the coding sequence ATGAATAGTAATAATATTTATGGGATTGATACATTGGAAATGAGGTGCCCTCTTTGCTATAATACTCCACAAATTTTGGAGCTTATTAATTCAGAAGATGTTATAGCTATTTGGGGTAAAGTAGGTATAGATGTATCTCAGGCTATCCGTAAATCAGAAATCACGAAGTGTCAATGTAACATATGTGGGCTTGGCTACTATTACCCTTTTATTCCTGGTGATGCTTTATTCTATGGTAAACTAGCGGACTGGGATTGGTACTACAAGCACCCAGGGAAGACTGAATACGAGTTTACATTGTCGGTATTAAATGCAAAGATTAATTTATTTGATGTTGGTTGCGGCATAGGAGAATTTTCAACTTATCTGCCGGATGGAGTTAATTATTTCGGATCAGATTTATGTGAAAAATCAGTCGAAATTGCAAAGTCAATGGGAAGAAATGTTGATTTGATTGATATAATGAAGATCTCAGACTCATTAAAAGATAGTTTTGATGCAGTAACTTGTTTTCAGGTACTTGAGCATGTTATTGATATACATGGTTTTTTCTCCGCATTGGTAAGTTTATGTAAGCCCGGAGGTATCATTGTCTTGGCAGTCCCAAATAATTCTGGCTTTATTGGGTATGCTGTGAATAACATTTTAAATATGCCTCCCCATCATGTGCTTCTCTGGAGTAAAAAATCGTTAATTTATTTAGCAAATAAATATAATATCGAAGTTCTTAATTATGTTGAAGAAAAACTATCTGATGTTCATCGACATTGGGCTGTTACTACCATGGTAAGGTTCTATTTATGCAATATAATACAAAGAAAACAAAAAACGGTAGATATAAGCTTTATTGGGAGAATCATTGGAAAAATTTCTTCCTTATTTGCATATCCTATTGGCAAATTGTTCCCAAATTTGGTAACAGTCGGACATTCATCAATAATTGTTCTTAAAAAAAATGAAGTTGCATGA
- the rnhB gene encoding ribonuclease HII, with protein sequence MTSTAILAGVDEAGRGPLAGPVVAAAVILHPEKPIAGLADSKQLSARQREALFDDIRAMAWDYAIAQASVEEIDTLNILRATLLAMRRAVEGLRQRPDHVLVDGNQTPILSMPCTAIVRGDQSVAAISAASILAKVHRDRWCLQAHEQYPAYGLAQHKGYGTAQHLAALRALGPCPLHRQTFAPVRQAREAHAR encoded by the coding sequence ATGACATCGACAGCCATCCTTGCCGGTGTGGATGAAGCCGGGCGCGGGCCGCTTGCTGGGCCTGTGGTTGCTGCTGCGGTGATCCTGCATCCCGAGAAGCCGATTGCCGGGCTGGCCGATTCCAAACAGCTCAGCGCCCGGCAACGCGAGGCTCTGTTCGACGACATCCGCGCCATGGCGTGGGACTACGCCATCGCCCAAGCCAGCGTCGAAGAAATCGACACACTCAACATCCTGCGCGCCACCCTGCTGGCCATGCGCCGCGCCGTGGAAGGGCTACGGCAGCGCCCCGACCATGTGCTGGTTGACGGTAACCAAACCCCCATCCTGTCGATGCCATGCACGGCCATCGTGCGCGGGGACCAAAGCGTTGCGGCCATTTCCGCAGCGTCGATCCTCGCAAAAGTCCACCGTGACCGCTGGTGCCTGCAAGCGCATGAGCAATACCCAGCCTACGGCTTGGCCCAGCACAAAGGCTACGGAACGGCGCAACATCTTGCGGCGCTGCGTGCCCTCGGGCCTTGCCCGCTACACCGCCAAACCTTTGCACCGGTTCGACAGGCCCGCGAAGCCCATGCAAGGTAG
- a CDS encoding MraY family glycosyltransferase → MSVNLLDEPAVVGSAVTFLASVFVLLTRGWHAHFTGDFTHGVQKVHTHPTPRIGGVPIAIGLVLAWALVSEQVQALLGPMLIAGVPAFLFGLAEDLTKRVGVLVRLLATMGSGVLAWWLTDISITRVDIWGVDTMLAWLPASILFTAIAVGGVANAVNIIDGFNGLASSMLVIAAVGFGSIAYQFGDLPLTGICVVLAACTLGFFCVNWPFGKIFLGDGGSYLLGFGLAWVAVLLMHRHPTVSAFAVLMVCVHPVTEVLFSMYRRKMRKTHVGMPDRLHFHSLLGRRVVRHRTAHLPPLLRNSTTGIAVGMMSIPPVIVALWVHQSTFWSATALLGFVLAYLTLYARMVRFAWRSPLALLTNRRMRD, encoded by the coding sequence ATGAGCGTCAATCTTCTCGATGAGCCTGCCGTCGTTGGTTCGGCTGTGACCTTTCTGGCCAGCGTTTTCGTGCTGCTGACCCGTGGGTGGCACGCACACTTCACGGGCGACTTCACACACGGTGTACAGAAAGTACACACGCACCCCACCCCGCGAATCGGTGGCGTACCCATCGCCATCGGGCTTGTACTTGCGTGGGCCTTGGTCTCAGAACAGGTGCAGGCCCTGTTGGGGCCTATGCTGATTGCAGGAGTGCCCGCTTTTCTGTTTGGCCTGGCTGAAGACTTGACCAAGCGCGTAGGCGTGTTGGTGCGCCTGCTGGCGACGATGGGAAGCGGAGTGCTTGCTTGGTGGCTTACGGACATCTCGATCACCCGCGTCGATATCTGGGGCGTGGACACTATGCTGGCATGGCTACCTGCCTCCATTCTCTTCACGGCCATCGCTGTGGGTGGAGTAGCCAATGCTGTCAACATCATCGATGGGTTCAACGGTTTGGCATCGAGCATGTTGGTCATCGCTGCCGTAGGTTTTGGGTCGATTGCCTACCAATTCGGAGACCTGCCACTGACGGGGATCTGCGTAGTGCTGGCGGCCTGCACGCTGGGGTTCTTTTGCGTCAACTGGCCCTTCGGCAAGATCTTTCTGGGCGACGGTGGCTCGTACCTGTTGGGGTTCGGCCTTGCGTGGGTGGCCGTGCTGCTGATGCACCGGCACCCGACGGTATCCGCCTTTGCTGTGCTGATGGTTTGCGTACACCCTGTGACGGAAGTGCTTTTCAGCATGTACCGCCGCAAGATGCGCAAAACGCACGTCGGGATGCCGGATCGCCTGCACTTCCACAGCCTGCTTGGGCGGCGCGTGGTGCGGCACCGTACTGCGCACTTGCCTCCCCTGCTGCGCAATTCAACCACCGGCATCGCAGTAGGAATGATGTCGATCCCCCCTGTCATCGTCGCGCTGTGGGTACACCAATCTACGTTCTGGTCTGCCACGGCATTACTTGGGTTCGTACTGGCATACCTGACCCTGTACGCACGCATGGTGCGCTTTGCATGGCGCTCCCCACTGGCGTTGCTGACGAACCGTCGGATGCGGGACTAG
- a CDS encoding cytidylyltransferase domain-containing protein, with translation MSYSNSNVHAVAVIPARGGSKGVPGKNILPLAGKPLIAYSIEAALHANTVQDVYVSTDDARIASVARDYGAKIIERPSELAGDTATSESALRHALFYLELLGICPDYFVFLQCTSPLRSSDDIDCAMYEMLSNDADSLLSVCPSHRFLWELCDGVPVSINYDWRSRPRRQDMRPQYIENGSIYIYKPWVLRENENRLGGNIVLYVMDENKSYEIDSLDDFRYLEWVVQNAKFQ, from the coding sequence ATGTCGTACAGTAATTCCAATGTCCATGCCGTAGCCGTCATTCCTGCTCGCGGTGGCTCTAAAGGGGTACCAGGAAAGAATATTCTTCCCTTGGCGGGCAAGCCACTGATTGCGTATAGTATCGAAGCAGCACTTCACGCCAATACGGTTCAAGATGTATATGTTAGCACCGATGATGCCAGAATTGCTTCTGTAGCGCGCGACTATGGTGCAAAGATCATCGAGAGGCCTTCCGAGTTAGCTGGAGATACGGCCACATCAGAATCAGCACTTCGGCATGCTTTGTTTTATTTGGAACTGTTAGGAATATGTCCAGATTATTTTGTTTTTTTGCAATGCACATCGCCACTCCGCAGTTCGGACGATATAGATTGTGCTATGTATGAGATGCTGAGCAACGATGCTGATTCTTTGTTGTCTGTATGTCCGTCGCACAGGTTTTTATGGGAGTTGTGTGATGGAGTCCCTGTCTCCATCAACTATGATTGGAGGTCACGCCCACGCCGACAAGATATGCGTCCACAATATATTGAAAATGGATCGATTTATATTTACAAACCATGGGTTTTAAGAGAAAATGAGAATCGTCTTGGTGGAAATATTGTTTTATACGTGATGGATGAGAATAAAAGTTATGAAATTGATTCGTTAGATGATTTTCGGTACTTAGAGTGGGTTGTTCAAAACGCCAAGTTCCAATGA
- a CDS encoding N-acetylneuraminate synthase family protein: MIIEKSFGKLVVFKEDSLLNALNKINSNKSRVVFVVSENGALEGALTDGDFRRWITSSLDVNLDVPVSRVMNSRIQWANVDAPARHIQAMLNSRVVAVPLVDAHMRLAAVALHVLREMDLDGRMLSEHAPAFLIAEIGNNHNGSLERALALVDAAVEAGADCAKFQMRDLKSLYRNAGNSNDDSSDLGDQYTLDLLSRFQLTDEELFTAFDHCRQKGILPLCTPWDHASLRKLESYGLPAYKIASADFTNFDLIDAIAATGKPMICSTGMSSEKEINEGVRHLQAIGAQFVLLHCNSTYPAPFKDVNLSYMQHLRELSEGLVGYSGHERGIHVVMAAIALGAKVIEKHFTLDKSLEGNDHKISLLPHEFSEMVTGVRQIEEALGHFGDRTVSQGEMINRETLAKSLTAAQDIPAGSCITEEMITVRSPGHGLQPNRKMDLIGVVLRRDKKAGDYFYPSDLGEGQVIVRNYDFGERSWGIPVRYHDLQQMSSLSNPTLLEIHLSYKDMALDFRKYFSEALDLELVVHAPELFAGDHTLDLCSPDSDYLDRSIRELQRVIVLTRELTPFFKRTSKPCIVVNVGGFSKNRHLNADECSVMYSRLIVSLSKLDCDGVEVIPQTMPPFPWHFGGQQFHNLFVDAESIVDFCKKSGMRVCLDLSHSKLACNHLKYSFARFLEQVLPYSAHLHIADAAGVDGEGLQIGDGDIDWKEFWILFGHHAHASVTFIPEIWQGHKNDGAGAWRALERLESIAKAVKANRDAVAGMILIR; this comes from the coding sequence ATGATCATCGAGAAATCTTTTGGGAAATTAGTAGTTTTCAAAGAAGACTCGTTGCTTAATGCTTTAAATAAAATTAATTCGAATAAGTCACGTGTTGTATTTGTGGTGTCAGAAAATGGCGCCCTGGAAGGAGCATTGACGGATGGAGATTTTCGACGATGGATAACATCCAGTCTGGATGTAAATCTTGACGTTCCGGTGTCGAGAGTAATGAATTCTCGAATACAGTGGGCCAATGTCGATGCTCCTGCACGGCATATTCAAGCCATGCTTAATAGCAGGGTAGTTGCGGTTCCATTGGTAGATGCTCACATGCGACTTGCTGCAGTCGCATTACATGTACTGCGTGAAATGGATTTGGATGGTCGGATGCTTTCCGAACATGCTCCCGCATTCCTTATTGCAGAAATTGGCAATAATCACAATGGGAGTCTGGAGCGGGCCCTTGCACTTGTAGATGCGGCAGTGGAAGCTGGGGCTGATTGTGCGAAATTTCAGATGCGCGACCTTAAGAGCCTGTATCGGAATGCCGGTAACAGTAATGATGACAGTTCAGATCTTGGTGATCAGTACACGCTTGATCTATTGTCGCGATTTCAGCTTACTGATGAAGAATTGTTTACTGCATTCGACCATTGTAGACAAAAGGGCATTTTGCCACTCTGTACGCCTTGGGATCATGCCAGCCTCCGAAAACTCGAAAGTTATGGACTACCCGCATACAAAATTGCTTCGGCTGACTTCACGAATTTCGACTTGATCGACGCAATCGCAGCCACCGGAAAACCAATGATATGTTCTACAGGAATGTCCTCCGAGAAAGAAATTAATGAGGGGGTGCGCCATTTACAGGCAATCGGTGCTCAATTCGTATTGCTTCATTGCAACTCCACGTACCCCGCGCCATTCAAGGATGTCAATTTGAGTTACATGCAACATTTGCGAGAATTGAGTGAAGGGTTGGTCGGCTATTCTGGTCATGAACGAGGTATCCATGTTGTAATGGCTGCCATTGCTCTTGGTGCAAAAGTGATTGAAAAGCATTTCACCCTCGACAAGTCGCTCGAAGGAAACGATCACAAGATTAGTCTGCTACCGCATGAATTTTCTGAGATGGTGACTGGTGTTCGACAGATTGAGGAAGCACTTGGCCATTTTGGTGATCGCACGGTATCTCAAGGAGAAATGATCAACAGGGAAACTCTCGCCAAAAGCCTGACGGCTGCACAGGATATTCCGGCTGGTTCTTGTATCACTGAAGAGATGATTACTGTACGGAGTCCAGGGCATGGCTTGCAACCGAACAGGAAGATGGATCTCATCGGAGTCGTGCTTAGACGGGACAAGAAAGCTGGGGATTATTTTTATCCATCAGATTTGGGAGAGGGACAGGTCATCGTCAGAAATTATGACTTCGGTGAGCGGTCTTGGGGTATACCGGTGAGGTATCATGATTTACAGCAGATGTCCAGTCTTTCCAATCCAACGCTACTTGAAATTCATCTGAGTTATAAGGACATGGCTCTCGATTTTCGGAAATATTTTTCAGAAGCGCTTGATCTAGAATTGGTAGTTCATGCTCCAGAATTGTTTGCCGGGGATCACACATTGGATTTATGTTCACCAGACAGCGACTATTTGGATAGATCGATTCGTGAATTGCAGCGGGTAATTGTTCTTACACGTGAACTGACACCTTTTTTTAAGCGTACGAGTAAGCCGTGCATCGTTGTGAATGTTGGGGGGTTTAGTAAAAATCGGCATTTGAATGCAGACGAGTGCAGCGTCATGTATTCTCGTTTGATTGTGAGTCTCAGTAAGCTGGATTGTGATGGGGTTGAAGTAATTCCTCAAACCATGCCGCCCTTTCCATGGCATTTTGGTGGCCAGCAGTTTCATAACTTATTTGTTGATGCAGAATCAATAGTTGACTTTTGCAAAAAATCCGGAATGCGAGTCTGTCTTGATCTGTCTCATTCTAAACTCGCATGTAATCACCTAAAATACTCTTTTGCACGATTTCTGGAGCAAGTATTACCATATTCTGCGCATCTGCATATTGCAGATGCTGCTGGAGTAGATGGTGAGGGGTTGCAGATTGGTGATGGAGATATCGATTGGAAAGAATTCTGGATACTATTTGGACATCACGCTCATGCTAGCGTGACATTTATCCCAGAAATTTGGCAAGGTCATAAAAACGATGGAGCTGGGGCTTGGCGGGCCCTAGAGCGTTTGGAAAGTATCGCAAAAGCGGTAAAAGCGAATCGAGATGCTGTAGCCGGAATGATACTCATTAGGTAA
- a CDS encoding class I SAM-dependent methyltransferase encodes MNQKNLVRNTLMEIGAIHEKDVELFAGKTRDRDALPVYIDRVTGVIFIDDFYVGEHEYASGHYRRKNRNLFNSASGDLEDILDSERRYSRYRRFAIGKKIVDFGCGRGGFLRLVYADAATVVGVELQQDFAKALSEIGISCVDHLDNVLDGQDTFFMFHSLEHLPDPLQVLSKMHDKLKSNGNGKIIIEVPHAKDILIKTLKVQSFIDFTLWSQHLVLHTRDSLTRLLKRAGFNNILIEGVQRYGLTNHLQWLRFGQPGGHKELFSAFETDNLTVAYGEALARIDATDTLVAVAET; translated from the coding sequence ATGAATCAGAAAAATCTCGTTCGAAACACACTCATGGAGATTGGAGCGATTCATGAGAAGGATGTGGAACTATTCGCCGGAAAAACCCGTGACCGCGACGCGCTGCCCGTATATATTGACCGCGTGACAGGAGTAATTTTTATAGATGATTTCTATGTTGGCGAGCATGAATACGCAAGTGGACATTATCGTCGAAAAAATAGAAATTTATTCAATAGTGCAAGCGGTGATCTGGAGGATATCCTGGATAGCGAGAGGCGGTATTCTCGTTACCGCAGATTTGCGATCGGTAAGAAAATTGTGGATTTTGGTTGTGGGCGGGGTGGTTTTTTGCGACTCGTATATGCCGACGCAGCAACGGTTGTTGGGGTTGAGTTGCAGCAGGATTTTGCAAAAGCGCTGAGTGAAATAGGTATCAGTTGTGTAGATCATCTTGATAATGTTCTCGATGGCCAAGATACATTTTTTATGTTTCATAGCTTGGAACATCTTCCCGATCCACTTCAGGTTCTGAGTAAGATGCATGATAAGTTAAAAAGTAATGGGAATGGAAAAATAATCATTGAAGTTCCTCACGCCAAAGACATCCTAATTAAAACCTTAAAAGTTCAATCATTTATTGATTTTACTTTGTGGTCGCAACACTTGGTATTGCATACCCGGGATTCCCTGACACGATTGCTGAAACGGGCTGGCTTCAACAATATACTCATCGAAGGTGTGCAGCGATATGGGTTAACCAATCACCTGCAATGGCTGAGATTTGGCCAGCCAGGCGGACATAAAGAGCTTTTTTCTGCGTTCGAAACAGATAATTTGACAGTTGCCTACGGGGAAGCACTTGCGCGGATTGACGCCACGGATACACTGGTAGCAGTCGCTGAAACGTGA
- a CDS encoding NAD-dependent epimerase/dehydratase family protein — protein sequence MKLHDYQGSSVLITGGLGFIGSNLARVLVEYGAQVTLVDSLIPKFGGNPYNIFDIKDKVTVNVCDVRDPFAIAYLLQGKDYLFNLAGQTSHVDSMSDPQSDLDINTASQLSILEACRKNNPSIKIVFASTRQIYGKPDYLPVDEKHPTRPVDVNGINKLAGESYHLLYNNVYGIRATALRLTNTYGPGMRVQDARQTFLGIWIRMLIEGKPIKVFGDGSQLRDFNYVDDCVTAMLMVGASDAANGKIYNLGSTEVVELRKLAEVLVSLGYGGVYEFEPFPLERKVIDIGDYYSCFGLIARELGWVPKVGLLEGLKKTVKYYQAHHSYYW from the coding sequence ATGAAGTTGCATGATTATCAAGGTTCATCTGTTCTTATCACCGGCGGGCTTGGGTTTATTGGCTCCAATCTAGCGCGTGTACTTGTTGAGTATGGAGCACAGGTCACACTGGTAGATAGTCTGATTCCTAAGTTCGGCGGAAATCCTTATAACATTTTCGATATTAAAGATAAGGTGACTGTGAATGTTTGTGATGTACGCGATCCGTTTGCAATCGCCTATCTTCTCCAGGGAAAGGATTACTTATTTAACCTAGCGGGGCAAACCAGTCACGTTGATTCGATGAGTGATCCTCAGTCTGATCTTGATATTAATACAGCATCACAATTATCAATTCTTGAAGCATGCCGCAAGAATAATCCCAGTATTAAAATTGTTTTTGCGAGTACACGTCAAATATATGGTAAACCTGACTATTTGCCTGTAGACGAAAAGCACCCAACTCGTCCAGTGGATGTCAATGGAATTAATAAATTGGCCGGCGAGTCGTATCACCTGCTATATAATAATGTATATGGAATTCGAGCTACTGCTCTACGACTTACTAACACGTATGGCCCCGGGATGCGGGTCCAGGATGCTCGACAGACCTTTTTAGGGATATGGATTCGTATGTTGATTGAAGGAAAACCAATCAAAGTTTTCGGTGATGGCAGTCAATTGCGAGATTTTAATTATGTAGATGACTGCGTAACCGCCATGCTGATGGTTGGAGCGAGCGATGCAGCGAATGGGAAAATTTATAACTTGGGAAGTACTGAGGTTGTTGAATTAAGAAAACTTGCTGAAGTACTAGTAAGTCTTGGATATGGTGGGGTATACGAATTTGAACCATTTCCTCTAGAAAGAAAAGTAATTGATATCGGAGATTATTATAGTTGCTTTGGGTTGATTGCACGGGAACTAGGTTGGGTGCCAAAAGTCGGGTTGTTGGAAGGATTGAAAAAAACTGTGAAATATTATCAGGCACATCATTCTTACTACTGGTAA